From Aedes albopictus strain Foshan chromosome 1, AalbF5, whole genome shotgun sequence, one genomic window encodes:
- the LOC115259427 gene encoding uncharacterized protein K02A2.6-like: MQTGAARTAQGAAVPPTFAFEPFDKNKTKWSRWVKRLEGACEIFGIPDDKKKNMLLHYMGAETYNVLCDHLSPEEPEAKTYAEIVTALGDYFDPAPLEMVELWKFRQRMQREGESIAEYITALQREAKYCDFGDYLPKGLRNQLVFGLRSDRTRTRLIEEKNLTFDKAKQIALSMEASGEAAEVLNRQMHEVNLMERRKSQPRRGTTTTLGSKVTNPTNQCLCFRCGSETHLANKCEHMNKICGLCHKKGHLRRVCLSSNSDNKQSVNANVNKSKKHSMHLVEGEDESESDCSNDDMIQVVEVCNLDSDVKDLSKIYLKVMVGESLIKFEVDSGSPVSLISNADRTKYLKDVPLLPTDIELRSYCGNKIGVLGVVNAEVAFEGQSNQMRLFVVDAARRPLLGREWMRTLRLDWNEIMRGTVVDVNRISLRTSMPGAVKGLLEEFASVFDESIGKIDKIHASLHLKSDSKPIFLKARSLPFSIRDVVEQEINSLVESGVLVKVNRSEWATPIVPVMKSDNKVRLCGDYKLTVNRCLLVDEYPLPTVNELFSDMAGGEKFTKLDLAQAYLQMMVLPEHQPMLTLNTHLGLYQPTRLMYGVASAPAIYQREISQILQGIPGVTVFLDDVKITGPDDETHLSRLREVLKRFHEYNIRVNVDKCEFFADSIEYCGYIVDRQGIHKMPQKVDAIQRMPRPENRDQVRAFMGLVNYYGRFINDLSTKLYPLNSLLKEKMPFAWNESCEKAFKWIKAEMQSDRVLAHYDSSVPLVLATDASPYGVGAVLSHIYPDGTERPIQYASQTLNTTQQNYTQIDKEAYAIIFGVRKFYQYLFGRKFTLVTDNKPVVQIFSPNKGLPTMSALRMQHYAVFLESFDFDIRYRTSKDHGNADGMSRLPIGDSGNRKQVEEIDIVQINQIETLPVTVQELEEYTVQDKNVKELIQGLRSGRAVDGCYRFGVNQNDFTMQGSCLMRGIRVYIPPPLRGRVLDELHSGHFGVSRMKSLARSYCWWENIDRAIEDLAKNCVDCARTRADPPKVAVHCWERPVEPFQRVHADFAGPFLGLYFLIMVDAHSKWPEVKVVPDITTETTIRTMREFFANFGLPSVLVTDRGTQFTSEHFQRFLKNNGIIHKMGAPYHPATNGQAERYVQTFKDKLKALNCPRSEVHAALQKILMTYRVTVHPATGQSPSMMVFGRQIKSRVDLMVPKIGVQNSPRGEDTTVRSFSVNDRVAARDFLSNERWRFGVVAERIGKLHYMVELDDGRMWKRHIDQLRPGAINRQDPMTRGPVINSSQPERTVGVIADQEANSTRTVFAS, from the exons ATGCAAACCGGAGCTGCCAGAACTGCTCAAGGGGCAGCGGTTCCACCCACGTTCGCGTTCGAGCCATTCgacaaaaacaaaaccaaatggTCTCGTTGGGTAAAACGATTGGAAGGCGCTTGCGAAATCTTTGGTATACCTGACGACAAGAAGAAGAACATGTTGCTCCACTACATGGGAGCGGAAACCTACAACGTCCTTTGCGATCATCTTTCTCCTGAGGAACCTGAAGCTAAAACGTATGCGGAAATTGTTACAGCACTTGGCGACTATTTCGACCCGGCACCATTGGAGATGGTGGAACTATGGAAATTCCGACAGCGGATGCAACGAGAAGGTGAGTCGATTGCGGAATATATTACGGCGTTGCAACGAGAGGCGAAATATTGCGACTTCGGCGACTATCTGCCCAAGGGATTGCGTAACCAACTGGTTTTCGGATTGAGGAGTGATCGTACCCGGACTCGCTTGATCGAGGAGAAGAATTTGACGTTCGACAAAGCGAAACAAATTGCGCTCTCCATGGAAGCCTCGGGAGAAGCGGCAGAAGTACTCAACCGGCAGATGCATGAAGTAAACCTGATGGAGAGGAGGAAGTCTCAACCGAGACGGGGAACTACGACGACACTAGGCAGCAAGGTAACTAACCCTACTAATCAATGTTTGTGTTTCCGTTGCGGGAGCGAGACCCACTTGGCAAACAAATGTGAGCACATGAACAAAATCTGTGGACTTTGCCACAAGAAAGGTCACTTAAGGCGAGTGTGTCTGAGCTCCAACAGCGACAATAAGCAATCTGTTAATGCTAACGTAAACAAGAGCAAGAAACACTCCATGCATCTTGTTGAAGGTGAAGATGAGTCGGAGTCGGATTGCTCAAACGACGATATGATTCAAGTTGTTGAAGTTTGTAACCTGGACAGCGATGTTAAAGATTTGTCTAAAATTTACCTCAAAGTAATGGTAGGTGAGTCATTGATCAAATTTGAGGTTGATAGTGGATCACCAGTATCTCTGATTAGCAATGCTGACAGGACCAAGTATTTGAAAGACGTACCATTGCTACCGACTGACATTGAACTACGAAGCTATTGTGGTAATAAAATTGGGGTTCTGGGTGTTGTTAATGCGGAGGTTGCTTTTGAGGGTCAATCGAACCAGATGCGATTGTTTGTGGTGGATGCTGCACGTCGTCCGTTGTTGGGTCGTGAATGGATGCGCACCCTACGCCTCGATTGGAACGAGATTATGAGAGGGACGGTTGTAGATGTTAACAGGATCTCGTTGCGTACTTCCATGCCCGGTGCCGTGAAAGGTTTGTTGGAGGAGTTCGCTTCAGTTTTCGATGAGTCTATTGGTAAGATTGATAAGATCCACGCTTCTCTGCACCTGAAATCTGATTCTAAACCTATTTTCCTCAAAGCGCGTTCCCTTCCCTTTTCCATTCGAGACGTGGTAGAGCAGGAGATCAACAGTTTGGTTGAGAGCGGTGTTTTGGTTAAGGTGAACAGAAGTGAGTGGGCAACACCCATAGTACCTGTGATGAAATCCGATAACAAAGTTCGGCTCTGTGGTGACTACAAGCTCACTGTTAATAGATGTCTACTGGTGGATGAGTATCCTTTGCCTACGGTCAATGAACTGTTCTCGGACATGGCGGGTGGGGAAAAATTCACGAAGCTTGATCTGGCTCAAGCTTATTTACAGATGATGGTTCTTCCGGAGCACCAACCAATGTTGACGCTTAACACACATCTGGGACTGTATCAGCCGACGAGACTCATGTACGGAGTCGCCTCTGCACCTGCGATCTACCAGAGGGAAATTTCGCAGATTCTTCAAGGGATCCCTGGAGTGACGGTATTTTTGGATGATGTGAAAATCACGGGCCCTGACGACGAAACCCATCTCTCTAGGTTGCGAGAAGTATTGAAGAGGTTCCATGAATACAACATACGTGTAAATGTGGACAAATGCGAATTCTTTGCTGACAGCATAGAATATTGCGGGTACATTGTCGATCGCCAGGGGATACACAAGATGCCACAGAAAGTTGACGCAATTCAAAGGATGCCGCGTCCAGAGAACAGAGACCAGGTGCGAGCTTTCATGGGACTTGTAAACTACTATGGCAGGTTTATCAACGACCTGAGCACAAAACTGTATCCCCTCAACAGTTTGCTGAAAGAGAAGATGCCGTTTGCGTGGAATGAAAGCTGTGAAAAGGCGTTCAAATGGATTAAGGCAGAAATGCAATCTGATCGAGTATTGGCGCACTACGATTCTAGTGTTCCTCTGGTTTTAGCTACCGATGCTTCGCCTTACGGAGTTGGAGCTGTGTTGAGCCACATTTACCCTGATGGCACGGAGCGACCCATTCAGTATGCTTCACAGACATTGAACACTACTCAACAGAACTACACTCAGATTGACAAGGAGGCTTATGCTATAATTTTCGGTGTGCGAAAGTTTTACCAGTACCTATTTGGCCGGAAATTCACGTTGGTCACGGATAACAAACCGGTGGTGCAAATCTTTTCGCCGAACAAAGGACTTCCGACGATGTCAGCGCTACGCATGCAACATTATGCTGTGTTTTTGGAGTCTTTTGATTTCGATATACGTTATCGGACTTCTAAAGATCATGGTAATGCGGATGGAATGTCACGACTGCCAATTGGTGATTCTGGGAACCGGAAACAAGTGGAAGAAATCGACATCGTGCAAATCAATCAAATTGAAACGTTGCCAGTTACTGTGCAAGAGCTCGAGGAATACACAGTTCAGGACAAAAACGTTAAGGAACTGATTCAAGGTCTCAGATCCGGTCGAGCGGTCGACGGTTGCTACAGGTTTGGAGTTAACCAGAACGATTTTACGATGCAAGGTTCATGTTTGATGAGGGGAATCCGTGTGTACATTCCACCACCTCTTCGTGGTCGCGTTCTCGACGAATTGCATTCTGGGCATTTTGGAGTTTCCCGTATGAAGTCTCTTGCGCGATCCTACTGCTGGTGGGAGAATATAGACCGGGCCATCGAAGATTTAGCCAAAAATTGTGTTGACTGTGCACGCACTAGAGCTGATCCACCGAAGGTAGCAGTACACTGCTGGGAGCGACCCGTTGAACCGTTTCAAAGGGTACATGCTGACTTTGCAGGACCGTTCCTAGGGCTATACTTTTTGATTATGGTTGACGCTCACAGCAAGTGGCCGGAGGTTAAAGTGGTACCAGACATAACGACTGAAACAACCATCAGAACAATGCGCGAATTTTTCGCAAATTTCGGATTACCGTCGGTTTTGGTTACGGACAGAGGAACCCAGTTCACATCTGAACATTTTCAGCGTTTTCTCAAGAATAATGGCATCATTCATAAGATGGGAGCACCGTACCATCCCGCCACCAACGGCCAAGCGGAGCGGTACGTACAAACGTTTAAGGATAAACTCAAAGCACTCAACTGCCCACGTTCCGAGGTACATGCGGCGCTTCAAAAGATCTTGATGACCTACAGAGTTACCGTCCATCCAGCTACCGGACAGAGTCCATCAATGATGGTATTTGGGCGTCAGATCAAATCTAGAGTTGATTTAATGGTTCCGAAAATAGGCGTCCAGAATTCTCCTCGTGGGGAAGATACTACGGTACGTTCATTCTCCGTAAATGACAGGGTGGCTGCCCGCGATTTTCTCTCTAACGAAAGATGGAGATTTGGTGTGGTAGCTGAACGGATTGGGAAGCTTCATTACATGGTTGAACTAGATGATGGTAGAATGTGGAAACGCCACATTGATCAGCTGAGACCCGGAGCCATAAATCGACAGGATCCCATGACACGTGGCCCAGTGATAAACAGCAGTCAAC CCGAGCGCACCGTGGGCGTGATCGCCGATCAGGAAGCCAACTCGACGAGGACCGTGTTCGCGTCGTAG